In Ctenopharyngodon idella isolate HZGC_01 chromosome 1, HZGC01, whole genome shotgun sequence, a single genomic region encodes these proteins:
- the smarca5 gene encoding SWI/SNF-related matrix-associated actin-dependent regulator of chromatin subfamily A member 5, which yields MSQTESSMEQQQREEPSQLDSVGPAEDDASENGRDEASDTAMDSEAHSSSPSSKEKDQPGGYEEKVKTDRTNRFEYLLKQTEVFAHFIQPAAQKTPTSPLKMKPGRPRIKKDEKQNLLSVGDNRHRRTEQEEDEELLNESSKATSVCTRFDDSPSYVKTGKLRDYQVRGLNWLISLYENGINGILADEMGLGKTLQTISLLGYMKHYRNIPGPHMVLVPKSTLYNWMNEFKRWVPSLRAVCLIGDRDERTAFIRDTLLPGEWDVCVTSYEMVIIERAVFKKFNWRYLVIDEAHRIKNEKSKLSEIVREFKTTNRLLLTGTPLQNNLHELWALLNFLLPDVFNSSEDFDSWFDTNNCLGDTKLVERLHTVLRPFLLRRIKADVEKSLLPKKEIKMYIGLSKMQREWYTKILMKDIDILNSAGKMDKMRLLNVLMQLRKCCNHPYLFDGAEPGPPYTTDLHLVVNSGKMVVLDKLLPKLKEQGSRVLIFSQMTRVLDILEDYCMWRNYGYCRLDGQTPHEERQVSINAFNEPNSSKFVFMLSTRAGGLGINLATADVVIIYDSDWNPQVDLQAMDRAHRIGQKKQVRVFRFITENTVEERIVERAEMKLRLDSIVIQQGRLVDPNMSKLGKDEMLSIIRHGATHVFASKESEITDEDIDAILERGEKKTMEMKEKLANLGESSLRNFTMDTENSVYNFEGEDYREKKKVITNWIEPPKRERKANYAVDAYFREALRVSEPKAPKAPRPPKQPNVQDFQFFPPRLFELLEKEILYYRKTIGYKVPRNPDLPNSAQMQKEEQAKIDEAEPLNEEELEEKENLLSQGFTIWTKRDFNQFIKANEKWGRDDIENIAREVEGKTPEEVMEYSAVFWERCNELQDIEKIMAQIERGEARIQRRISIKKALDSKIGRYKAPFHQLRISYGTNKGKNYTEEEDRFLICMLHKLGFDKESVYDELRQCIRNSPQFRFDWFLKSRTAMELQRRCNTLITLIERENMELEEREKAEKKKRGPRTSSAQKRKQDGTPDGRGRRKKLKL from the exons GATGATGCTTCAGAAAATGGTCGTGATGAAGCATCGGATACAGCAATGGATAGTGAAGCGCACTCGTCATCTCCCTCATCAAAAGAAAAGGACCAGCCGGGTGGATATGAAGAAAAAGTG AAAACAGACCGGACCAACAGATTCGAGTACCTCCTGAAGCAAACCGAAGTATTTGCTCATTTCATCCAACCAGCTGCCCAGAAGACTCCAACTTCACCTCTGAAGATGAAGCCTGGTCGCCCTCGCATCAAAAAAGACGAGAAGCAGAACCTGCTCTCTGTTGGAGA taaccgCCACCGTCGGACTGAGCaggaggaggacgaggagcTGCTAAACGAGAGCAGCAAAGCCACCAGTGTTTGCACACGTTTTGATGATTCTCCTTCTT ATGTGAAAACCGGCAAACTGAGAGACTACCAAGTCCGTGGACTGAACTGGCTCATTTCCCTCTATGAGAACGGAATCAATGGGATCCTTGCTGACGAAATG GGTCTTGGTAAGACTCTTCAGACCATCTCTCTGCTTGGCTACATGAAGCACTATAGAAACATTCCTGGACCTCACATGGTTCTGGTGCCCAAATCCACCCTGTATAACTGGATGAATGAGTTCAAGCGCTGGGTTCCCTCTCTACGAGCGGTCTGCCTCATCGGGGACAGGGATGAAAGA ACGGCTTTTATCCGTGACACGCTGCTGCCAGGTGAATGGGACGTGTGCGTTACCTCCTATGAGATGGTCATTATTGAGAGGGCTGTCTTCAAAAAGTTCAACTGGAGATACCTGGTCATTGATGAGGCTCACCGTATCAAGAACGAGAAATCGAAG CTTTCAGAGATTGTGCGAGAGTTCAAGACCACAAATCGATTACTGCTGACTGGAACCCCACTGCAGAACAACCTTCACGAGCTGTGGGCGCTGCTGAACTTCCTGCTGCCAGATGTTTTCAACTCCTCAGAG GATTTTGATTCCTGGTTTGACACCAATAACTGTCTGGGAGACACAAAATTGGTGGAACGTCTACATACT GTACTTCGTCCATTCCTGCTGAGGCGTATCAAAGCCGATGTGGAGAAGTCTCTCCTCCccaaaaaggaaatcaagatgtATATTGGGCTTAGCAAGATGCAGAGAGAATG GTACACCAAGATCTTGATGAAGGATATTGACATTCTGAACTCTGCTGGTAAGATGGACAAAATGCGTCTGTTGAACGTGCTGATGCAGCTCAGGAAATGCTGCAACCACCCCTACTTGTTTGATGGAGCGGAGCCTGGCCCTCCCTACACCACTGACCTCCACCTGGTGGTCAACAGCGGAAAGATGGTGGTGCTGGACAAGCTGCTGCCCAAGCTGAAAGAGCAAG GTTCCCGTGTGCTGATCTTCAGTCAGATGACCAGGGTGCTGGACATTCTGGAGGATTATTGTATGTGGCGCAACTACGGTTACTGTCGTCTGGATGGACAGACTCCTCATGAGGAGCGACAG GTCTCCATCAATGCCTTCAATGAGCCCAACAGCTCAaagtttgtgttcatgttgaGCACCAGAGCAGGAGGTCTCGGTATCAATCTGGCCACCGCTGATGTCGTCATCATCTACGACTCTGACTGGAATCCTCAAGTGGATCTTCAGGCTATG GATCGTGCCCACAGGATTGGTCAAAAGAAACAAGTGCGCGTGTTCCGATTCATCACAGAAAATACAGTCGAGGAAAGAATTGTGGAGCGTGCAGAAATGAAGCTCCGCTTGGACTCCATTGTCATTCAACAAG GGAGGCTGGTCGATCCAAACATGAGCAAACTGGGTAAAGATGAGATGCTGTCCATTATTCGACATGGTGCCACTCATGTGTTCGCCTCTAAGGAGAGTGAGATCACCGATGAAGACATTGATGCCATATTGGAGAGAGGAGAGAAGAAG ACCATGGAGATGAAGGAAAAGCTGGCCAATCTTGGAGAAAGCTCGCTGAGGAACTTCACCATGGACACAGAGAACAGCGTGTACAACTTTGAGGGTGAAGATTACAGAGAAAAGAAGaag GTCATCACTAACTGGATTGAGCCACCCAAAAGAGAGCGCAAAGCGAACTATGCTGTGGATGCTTACTTCAGAGAGGCCCTGCGTGTTAGTGAGCCCAAAGCACCAAAG GCTCCCCGTCCTCCTAAACAGCCCAATGTTCAAGACTTCCAGTTCTTTCCCCCTCGGCTGTTTGAGCTGCTGGAGAAGGAGATCCTGTATTACAGGAAGACTATTGGCTAcaag GTGCCAAGAAACCCTGATCTGCCCAACTCGGCCCAAATGCAGAAAGAGGAACAGGCCAAGATCGATGAAGCTGAACCACTTAATGAGGAAGAGCTGGAGGAGAAGGAGAACCTCCTCTCACAG GGTTTTACTATCTGGACCAAGCGTGACTTCAACCAGTTCATCAAGGCCAATGAGAAGTGGGGAAGAGATGACATTGAGAACATCGCCCGGGAGGTCGAGGGCAAAACCCCAGAGGAGGTCATGGAATATTCGG CTGTGTTCTGGGAGCGCTGCAATGAGCTTCAGGACATTGAAAAGATCATGGCTCAGATCGAGAGAGGAGAGGCCAGAATCCAGAGGAGAATCAGCATCAAGAAAGCACTGGACTCTAAA ATTGGCCGTTATAAGGCGCCATTCCATCAGCTCAGGATCTCGTATGGCACAAACAAAGGGAAAAACTACACAGAGGAGGAGGATCGATTTCTCATCTGCATGCTGCACAAACTGGGATTCGACAAGGAGAGTGTTTATGATGAGCTCCGCCAGTGCATACGCAACTCACCCCAGTTCCGGTTCGATTGGTTCCTCAAGTCCCGCACAGCCATG GAGCTCCAGAGGAGATGTAACACGCTCATCACGCTCATTGAACGTGAGAACATGGAGTTGGAGGAGCGAGAGAAagcagagaagaagaagaggggCCCTCGCACGTCTTCG GCCCAGAAACGCAAGCAGGACGGGACCCCTGATGGACGTGGCCGCAGGAAAAAGCTCAAATTGTGA